From Hydra vulgaris chromosome 15, alternate assembly HydraT2T_AEP, one genomic window encodes:
- the LOC100201062 gene encoding ATP-dependent DNA helicase Q4 isoform X5: MAFEIENKINIPGESLNRKSISALRKRQSLFTNYSKLSVDWLSNSNNLANKNDEIHMCNDETGIKCARNPSANTQNNILKCKDISPSGNNLFTGSFDQSDIFVETSFKSTFDQSLLHSNDSISTMSPKKTDSNSDCLLGLKTVELIRTNESDRKDTLRSKKISINSQVCDRNISNEFCDRSNFKSQKNDTTGEVYDKNEYNEKVEERKQTKDSELLSNIDKNKKLKEEVKQNFNQNLNAFEKKVKRKRTETDADEENVDPKSKKIKIKKVNAKRLVSDNFVKIDIKKKTYVRAGKKLTGAQYKRKQWKKKTSFEQPSKKGWQVIGNKKTCFKCGGEGHWAKFCRGLKKVDPFSKLDAEKQDFENLEDNKQSCFTFMENNIENEVNNTRKKFSMEDIMNIEPIWPREPYVDEPCTTINECLIPSVDGKPSLEAYDYVKNELKVFGFESFRVGQHEAIARIVSGLSTLVILSTGSGKSLCYQLPAFLYYKQKKYLTIVVSPLVALMQDQVASLPPFLPGACLNSSMTKLQQKRVIEKVKNGKIAVLLISPETLVSGGFGSGILPSKSSLPPIAFACIDEAHCLSEWSHNFRPSYLKVCKVLRERYNISNLLGITATASHATAISVMQHLDIPLEGSIIRDPHPIPPNLHITASRDCNRDEALTELLQMKPFLSCASIIIYVTRRTDADRLASMLRTNLPAKHTDENAQNQKDATILKGKRKNAKKPFWWNIESYHAGLKPSQRRQVQINFMSGELRIVVATVAFGMGLDKSDVRAVIHYNMPSSFENYVQEIGRAGRDGKPSYVHVFLDDEGNDLYELRRHIYGNTVDRSTIQKFVDIAFPPCKCEELCAKHEILNSNNQENMEKMSVDEINEMFSAEFCSQMINDCSLIEDVQVNKCCYEENVEDEVNTNVCNETRLKSDIKNKICSGHRVTFNIDSTVQALDMPEVNIATLMAYLELHPKQWLKVLNPLRDWCSVKCYGGPEQFQLLAKRFAPIALAIKSLPKDQLRNINELRSIDFSFAEIADQMCWDVLTVSREVRYLQWNMSFALDAPLNTTGNSGVIVECDQLSFHILTASGLSNDDKDEICDYLHKSTTRQEEQRVLQLDALYNLFRDLSEENYYELKSDIRVDSKARSSISDYFLCSAEQQLAILKEMCTCDLKVKTSDRRWNAISNDINSLLCAYPDQNFTGRAIARIFQGIDSPCYPAWSIGSDKRFWRQYLDVDFNELRNFCGLELVKYRRR; the protein is encoded by the exons TAACTTATTTACTGGAAGTTTTGACCAATcagatatttttgttgaaacaagttttaaatcaaCTTTTGACCAATCATTGCTTCATTCAAATGATTCTATTTCTACTATGTCTCcaaaaaaaacagattcaaaTTCAGATTGTTTGTTAGGATTAAAAACAGTAGAATTGATCAGAACAAATGAGTCTGATAGAAAAGATACATTAAGATCCAAAAAGATTAGCATAAATAGTCAAGTGTGCGACAGGAATATTAGTAATGAATTTTGCGATAGGAGtaattttaaaagtcaaaaaaatgaCACAACTGGTGAAGTTTATGACAAAAATGAATACAATGAAAAAGTTGAAGAAAGAAAGCAGACTAAAGATTCTGAGTTGCTGagtaatatagataaaaataaaaagttaaaagaagaagttaaacaaaattttaatcaaaatttgaatgcttttgaaaaaaaggtGAAAAGAAAAAGAACCGAAACAGATGCAGATGAAGAAAATGTTGATCCTAAATCAAagaagattaaaattaaaaaagttaatgctaAAAG gttGGTAAgtgataattttgtaaaaattgatataaaaaaaaagacttatgtGCGAGCTGGGAAAAAATTAACTGGAGCACAATATAAAAGAAagcaatggaaaaaaaaaacatcttttgagCAGCCAAGTAAAAAAGGTTGGCAGGTAATTGGCAACAAAAAGACCTGTTTCAAGTGTGGAGGAGAAGGTCATTGGGCAAAATTCTGCCGTgggttaaaaaaagttgatccTTTCAG caaaCTTGATGCAGAAAAGCAGGACTTTGAAAATCTTGAAGACAACAAGCAaagttgttttacttttatggaaAACAACATTGAAAATGAAGTAAACAATACAAGGAAGAAATTTTCTATGGAAG ATATAATGAACATTGAACCAATTTGGCCTCGAGAACCATATGTTGATGAACCCTGCACAACAATTAATGAATGCTTAATCCCGTCTGTTGATGGAAAGCCAAGTTTAG aagcTTATGACTATGTAAAAAATGAACTCAAGGTGTTTGGCTTTGAATCATTTCGTGTTGGTCAACATGAAGCCATTGCAAGAATTGTTTCTG gtttgtcCACTTTAGTTATTTTATCAACTGGTTCTGGAAAGTCATTATGTTACCAATTGccagcttttttatattataagcaaaaaaagtatttgacaATAGTTGTATCTCCATTAGTTGCTTTGATGCAGGATCag gtTGCAAGTCTTCCACCATTTCTCCCAGGTGCTTGTTTAAACAGTAGCATGACAAAGCTTCAGCAAAAACgtgttattgaaaaagttaaaaacggTAAGATAGCTGTACTACTGATTTCGCCGGAAACACTTGTATCTGGTGGATTTGGGTCAGGAATTCTCCCTTCAAAATCATCTTTGCCACCAATTGCATTTGCATGTATTGATGAAGCCCATTGTCTTTCAGAATGGTCACATAATTTTAGGCCATCTTACCTAAAAGTGTGCAAG GTTCTTCGCGAACGTTACAATATTAGCAATTTGTTGGGAATTACAGCCACTGCTTCTCATGCAACAGCGATATCTGTAATGCAACATTTAGATATTCCTTTAGAAGGTTCTATAATAAGAGATCCTCATCCGATACCTCCTAATTTGCACATTACCGCTTCTAGAGATTGCAATAGAGACGAG gCTTTAACTGAATTACTACAGATGAAGCCGTTTTTATCCTGTGCCTCCATCATTATTTACGTTACTCGTCGTACGGACGCAGACAGGTTAGCTTCTATGCTGAGAACAAACCTTCCAGCTAAACATACCGACGAAAACGCGCAAAATCAAAAAGATGCTACGATACTGAAGGGTAAAAG aaaaaatgccaaaaaaccATTTTGGTGGAACATCGAATCTTACCACGCTGGGTTAAAACCCTCCCAACGTCGAcaagttcaaataaattttatgtctGGAGAGTTGAGAATTGTTGTTGCTACTGTTGCATTTGGAATGGGCTTAGATAAATCGGATGTGCGTGCTGTAATTCATTATAACATGCCTAGCAGTTTTGAAAATTACGTTCAAGAAATAGGACGTGCAGGTCGGGATGGAAAACCATCATATGTTCATGTGTTTCTCGATGATGAG gGAAATGACCTTTACGAGTTGCGACGTCATATCTATGGAAACACAGTTGATCGAAGTACAATTCAAAAGTTTGTTGATATTGCTTTCCCTCCTTGTAAATGTGAAGAGCTATGTGCTAAACACGAGATTTTAAATTCTAACAATCAAGAAAACATGGAAAAGATGTCAGTGGATGAAATCAATGAGATGTTTTCAGCTGAATTTTGCAGTCAAATGATTAATGACTGCTCTTTGATTGAAGATGTACAAGTAAATAAATGCTGTTATGAAGAGAACGTTGAAGATGAGGTTAATACAAATGTGTGTAACGAAACGCGTCTTAAAAgtgatataaaaaacaaaatttgctcAGGTCACCGCGTTACGTTTAATATAGATAGCACTGTCCAAGCTCTTGATATGCCAGAAGTTAACATTGCAACGTTAATGGCGTATTTAGAACTTCACCCTAAACAATggctaaaagttttaaatccaTTACGAGACTGGTGTTCAGTCAAATGTTATGGGGGACCTGAACAATTTCAATTACTGGCTAAGAGATTTGCTCCTATTGCTTTGGCTATAAAAAGCCTACCAAAAGATCAGCTACGAAATATCAATGAATTAAGAAGTATTGATTTCAGTTTTGCGGAAATTGCTGATCAGATGTGTTGGGATGTTTTAACTGTATCTCGTGAAGTTCGCTATCTTCAATGGAACATGTCGTTTGCACTCGATGCGCCTTTAAACACAACGGGAAACTCTGGTGTCATAGTTGAATGTGATCAGCTTTCATTTCACATTTTAACTGCTTCCGGATTAAGCAATGACGATAAAGACGAAATATGCGACTATTTACACAAGAGTACAACAAGACAAGAGGAACAAAGAGTTTTGCAATTAGATGCGTTGTATAACTTATTTCGAGATTTGTCCGAAGAAAACTATTACGAATTGAAGAGTGATATTCGCGTTGACAGTAAAGCTCGTTCTTCTATTAGCGATTATTTTCTTTGTAGTGCTGAGCAACAATTagctattttaaaagaaatgtgcACGTGTGACCTTAAAGTAAAAACATCAGACCGTCGATGGAATGCCATATCGAATGATATTAACTCCCTGTTGTGTGCTTATCCAGATCAGAACTTTACCGGTCGAGCTATTGCACGTATATTTCAAGGTATTGATAGCCCTTGTTATCCTGCGTGGTCTATAGGAAGTGATAAACGATTCTGGAGGCAATATCTTGACGTTGATTTTAATGAGTTACGTAACTTTTGCGGCCTTGAGCTTGTTAAATATAGGCGTCGctaa